One genomic region from Trichoplusia ni isolate ovarian cell line Hi5 unplaced genomic scaffold, tn1 tig00003670, whole genome shotgun sequence encodes:
- the LOC113508034 gene encoding uncharacterized protein LOC113508034 yields the protein MQEICNTAALPLDTNPLVRKIKCEEFPAIRGKQHTRVGMGVRDEMEEEFAVKTRNTPPMGPAPGQEHPRMEHGGNGFWLAAVTTTGAPHPMLETCTETGFINSQPSMAEFMTALPQLGGGELSPQHTPPGYAPDLPSPGGGLNVPEYPWMKEKKTTRKSSQQGT from the coding sequence CGCTGGTTCGCAAAATAAAATGCGAAGAGTTCCCCGCCATCAGAGGGAAGCAACACACGAGAGTTGGCATGGGGGTGCGAGATGAAATGGAAGAGGAGTTCGCCGTGAAGACCAGGAACACACCGCCGATGGGACCTGCGCCGGGCCAGGAGCACCCGCGCATGGAGCACGGCGGCAACGGCTTCTGGCTAGCCGCCGTCACCACCACCGGGGCGCCACATCCCATGCTCGAGACATGCACCGAAACTGGCTTCATCAACAGCCAACCCTCTATGGCAGAATTTATGACAGCGTTGCCTCAGTTAGGAGGAGGTGAACTAAGCCCCCAACATACTCCGCCGGGGTATGCGCCTGACCTGCCCTCTCCTGGCGGTGGCCTCAATGTTCCTGAATATCCTTGGATGAAGGAAAAGAAAACAACCAGAAAGAGCAGCCAACAAGGTACGTAA